In Ectothiorhodospira sp. BSL-9, a single window of DNA contains:
- a CDS encoding ParA family protein gives MGTVTWAVANQKGGVGKTTTTVTLGGLLALRGHDTLLVDLDPHGSLTAYFGYDPEGATGGVYSLYQRSAERKPLDAFAAVRQTRYEHLYVMPASTAQATLDRQLGTREGMGLVIKRAIASMQDRFDFVLLDCPPMLGVLMVNALAACDRLLIPVQTEFLAIRGLDRMLHTLKMVQKSRKQPLEYLVVPTLFDRRTRASTQALWELRDQYRDCLWPGVITVDTKFREASVAGEPLPVMMPEARGSQAYARLLDWLLNSANQCQQKAVS, from the coding sequence ATGGGTACCGTAACCTGGGCTGTGGCCAATCAAAAGGGTGGGGTGGGCAAGACCACCACCACCGTCACCCTGGGTGGGCTACTGGCCCTGCGGGGCCACGATACCCTGCTGGTGGATCTGGATCCCCATGGCTCGCTTACGGCGTATTTTGGCTACGATCCCGAGGGCGCTACCGGGGGCGTCTATAGCCTTTATCAGCGATCCGCCGAACGCAAGCCTCTGGATGCCTTTGCTGCGGTACGCCAGACCCGCTATGAGCACTTGTATGTGATGCCGGCATCCACTGCCCAGGCCACCCTGGACCGGCAGTTGGGCACCCGCGAGGGCATGGGTCTGGTCATCAAGCGCGCCATTGCCAGCATGCAGGATCGTTTCGATTTCGTGCTGCTGGATTGCCCGCCGATGCTGGGTGTATTGATGGTGAATGCCCTGGCGGCCTGTGATCGGTTGCTGATTCCGGTGCAGACGGAGTTTCTTGCCATCCGCGGCCTCGACCGCATGCTCCACACATTGAAGATGGTACAGAAATCCCGCAAGCAACCACTGGAGTACCTGGTGGTGCCTACCTTGTTTGATCGCCGCACGCGGGCCTCCACTCAGGCCCTCTGGGAGTTGCGTGATCAATATCGCGACTGCCTGTGGCCGGGTGTGATCACCGTGGATACCAAGTTTCGTGAAGCCAGCGTAGCCGGCGAGCCCCTGCCCGTGATGATGCCCGAGGCACGGGGCAGTCAGGCCTATGCACGATTGCTGGACTGGTTGCTCAATTCAGCCAACCAGTGCCAGCAGAAGGCGGTGTCATGA
- a CDS encoding chemotaxis protein CheW has translation MKDRPQKTLIVEEQQALTAYLDGLLQEIALDEAEPEPAAARVVPRPRLVTQPKLVSVPHVAPPVPAATLAPRQTTPPDWAQGAFQCLLFRLAGLPLSVPLIKLNGIMEMPEKITPMPGHSPLFMGLVNRHGRKVKVVDITQLVMPRDRIPERSPPRNLILIDDARWGLACDRVEETLTVTAEQVRWRSAQGKRPWLAGTMIQHLCAILDVDYLASSLEDGNWG, from the coding sequence ATGAAGGATCGTCCACAGAAAACCCTGATAGTGGAAGAACAGCAGGCCCTGACCGCCTATCTGGATGGTCTGCTTCAGGAAATCGCCCTTGACGAGGCAGAACCCGAGCCTGCCGCGGCCAGGGTGGTGCCACGCCCGCGCTTGGTGACGCAGCCGAAACTGGTGTCGGTGCCTCATGTGGCACCACCGGTTCCCGCCGCCACGCTGGCACCGCGGCAAACGACGCCGCCCGACTGGGCCCAGGGCGCCTTTCAGTGCCTGCTGTTCCGGCTGGCTGGACTGCCGCTGTCGGTTCCTCTGATCAAACTGAACGGCATCATGGAGATGCCCGAGAAGATCACGCCCATGCCGGGTCACAGCCCATTGTTCATGGGGTTGGTGAATCGCCATGGACGCAAGGTGAAGGTGGTGGATATCACCCAGCTGGTGATGCCCCGGGACCGGATACCTGAGCGTTCGCCGCCACGCAATCTCATCCTCATCGATGATGCCCGCTGGGGGCTGGCCTGTGACAGGGTTGAAGAAACCCTGACCGTTACCGCGGAGCAGGTACGATGGCGCTCGGCTCAGGGCAAGCGGCCCTGGCTGGCGGGCACGATGATCCAGCATCTGTGTGCCATCCTGGATGTGGACTATCTGGCGTCTTCCCTGGAAGACGGCAACTGGGGTTGA
- a CDS encoding chemotaxis protein CheW, translating into MAKESQSASATHATQYVTFRLAEETYAINVMQVQEVLRVAEIAPVPGAPHYVLGIINLRGNVVTVIDARRRMGLMDKESDDSSRVVIIEVTGQVIGILVDSVAEVIELAEKDVDPAPNVGNDESSKYIQGVASREGELTIVVDLNKLLTDDEWAEVASL; encoded by the coding sequence ATGGCCAAAGAATCCCAATCTGCCTCTGCGACCCATGCCACTCAGTACGTCACGTTCCGGCTGGCGGAGGAAACCTATGCCATCAACGTCATGCAGGTGCAGGAGGTGCTGCGGGTTGCCGAGATTGCACCGGTGCCCGGGGCGCCACACTATGTGCTGGGAATCATCAATCTGCGCGGCAATGTGGTCACAGTGATCGATGCCCGGCGGCGCATGGGGCTGATGGATAAGGAATCGGATGATTCCTCCAGGGTGGTGATCATCGAGGTGACCGGACAGGTGATCGGCATCCTGGTGGACAGTGTGGCGGAGGTGATTGAACTGGCTGAAAAGGATGTGGATCCAGCCCCTAACGTGGGTAATGATGAGAGTTCAAAATACATCCAGGGTGTGGCCAGCCGCGAAGGTGAATTGACTATTGTGGTGGATCTGAACAAACTGCTCACCGACGACGAGTGGGCAGAGGTAGCCAGCCTTTAA
- a CDS encoding DUF2802 domain-containing protein — MTLTIAIGGALLLLLALALSAASLVACARQSRNMKELESRLQSQERALGALRGALSALHVEDQHAEEYRARIERQIARLAEQQEDMLLRVPDEGAYQHALRLVRQGAGREALVDQCGLSLGEAELLLAMHRDQSPS; from the coding sequence ATGACCCTGACGATAGCCATTGGCGGCGCATTATTACTGTTATTGGCCCTGGCCCTCTCTGCGGCCAGCTTGGTGGCGTGCGCCCGACAGTCCCGAAACATGAAGGAACTGGAATCACGCCTGCAGAGTCAGGAGCGCGCGTTGGGTGCTCTGCGCGGTGCCCTGAGCGCCCTGCATGTGGAGGATCAGCACGCCGAGGAATATCGCGCGCGGATCGAGCGTCAGATCGCGCGGCTGGCAGAACAGCAGGAAGACATGTTGTTGAGGGTGCCGGATGAGGGGGCCTATCAGCATGCCCTGAGGCTGGTGCGACAGGGGGCCGGCCGCGAGGCGCTGGTGGATCAGTGTGGCCTGTCGCTGGGCGAGGCTGAACTCTTGCTGGCCATGCACCGGGATCAGTCGCCCTCCTGA
- a CDS encoding EscU/YscU/HrcU family type III secretion system export apparatus switch protein, translated as MSGKHSRPESRQAIALKYTGKGAPRLTAKGGGDIARQILELADEHGVPVHEDAALTSALAQIPLGDEIPENLYVAVAEVLAFVYMLSGRRPGDVRPGQASDKEEGVVAVTPRRDRQSQEGD; from the coding sequence ATGAGCGGCAAGCATTCCAGGCCCGAGTCACGCCAGGCCATTGCCCTGAAATACACTGGTAAGGGGGCACCGCGGCTGACCGCCAAGGGGGGCGGGGATATTGCCCGGCAGATCCTGGAACTGGCCGATGAACATGGGGTTCCCGTCCATGAAGACGCTGCCCTGACCTCGGCACTGGCCCAGATCCCTCTGGGGGATGAGATACCGGAAAACCTTTACGTGGCGGTGGCGGAGGTGCTGGCCTTCGTCTACATGCTCAGCGGTCGCCGGCCCGGTGACGTTCGGCCTGGGCAGGCGTCGGACAAGGAAGAGGGTGTTGTGGCCGTCACGCCGAGACGGGACCGACAATCTCAGGAGGGCGACTGA
- a CDS encoding flagellar hook-length control protein FliK: protein MIDIPTNLPRVQLADSGAVSQRPLQVGQVLQARVIGQAATAGQPVQLRLGGQTVEARLPANVQAGDSLRLQVASVKPQLELTLMREAPRGAGTSMNSTLPPLLRQWAPQQGSQTPLMASLQQLNLTGSPAAQQLPAAVRQALEALWQAIPNRERAMTGEGLKQVMRDSGLFLEARLAGAAATRTDPRGIIHQDLKARLLSLAEQIRSTPVPRREGRAALGSTPPPLRDSTPVAQARAAPAQLANLMREPLLDMLRQQVERSLARMVMHQLSSADSPDEATPRWLMELALRNGQNTDLVHLRLDRDARQNKEDNERSWRADLALHLPELGPLTIRVVVRGDHVSTQFWTDSDTSRETIQNALPQLRENLESRDLQVLNISCREGEPPKDPPSPVASPARGPIVDGHA, encoded by the coding sequence ATGATCGACATCCCCACCAACCTGCCAAGGGTCCAGCTTGCCGACTCCGGCGCCGTGAGCCAGCGCCCGCTGCAGGTGGGGCAGGTGCTTCAGGCCCGTGTGATCGGGCAGGCCGCCACGGCGGGTCAGCCGGTGCAACTGAGGCTGGGCGGGCAGACGGTCGAGGCACGCCTGCCCGCCAATGTGCAGGCCGGCGATAGCCTGCGGCTGCAGGTGGCCAGCGTCAAGCCCCAGCTGGAGCTCACCCTGATGCGCGAAGCCCCCCGGGGGGCCGGCACGAGCATGAACAGCACGCTCCCTCCCCTGCTCCGCCAGTGGGCCCCACAGCAGGGCAGCCAGACCCCTCTCATGGCCTCGCTGCAACAACTCAATCTGACAGGAAGCCCAGCCGCCCAACAGCTCCCAGCGGCGGTAAGACAGGCGCTGGAGGCCCTTTGGCAGGCCATCCCCAACCGTGAGCGGGCCATGACCGGCGAAGGCCTCAAGCAGGTCATGCGTGACTCGGGCCTGTTCCTGGAGGCACGCCTGGCCGGTGCTGCCGCCACGCGCACGGATCCCCGGGGCATCATCCATCAGGATCTCAAGGCCCGCCTGCTATCCCTGGCAGAGCAAATACGCTCCACCCCCGTGCCACGCCGGGAAGGACGGGCCGCCTTGGGAAGCACGCCTCCCCCACTGAGGGACAGCACCCCCGTGGCCCAGGCCCGCGCCGCACCGGCGCAACTGGCAAACCTGATGCGTGAACCACTGCTGGACATGCTGCGCCAGCAGGTGGAGCGCTCGCTGGCCCGCATGGTCATGCATCAGTTATCCAGTGCCGACAGCCCGGACGAAGCAACCCCCCGATGGCTGATGGAACTGGCGCTGCGCAACGGGCAGAACACGGACCTGGTGCACCTGCGGCTGGATCGTGACGCTCGGCAGAATAAGGAGGACAACGAACGTTCCTGGCGTGCCGACCTGGCCCTGCATCTCCCTGAGCTTGGTCCGCTCACCATCCGCGTGGTGGTGCGCGGGGACCACGTCAGCACCCAGTTCTGGACGGATTCCGACACTTCCCGGGAGACTATCCAGAACGCCCTGCCCCAGTTGCGTGAAAACCTGGAGTCACGGGATCTGCAGGTTCTGAACATCAGTTGCCGTGAAGGAGAGCCGCCCAAGGACCCACCCTCCCCCGTGGCCTCTCCGGCGCGCGGTCCCATCGTGGACGGCCACGCATGA
- a CDS encoding low molecular weight protein-tyrosine-phosphatase: protein MRWFQRVFQSESEQGGSSSRVGVLFVCLGNICRSPTAQGVFEHLLAEQGLTDRIHVDSAGTHAYHVGKPPDDRALKAAMNRGVDLSRQRARRLEVGDLQRFHYVLAMDRDNLANIRTLMKSTPMGQVGLMMEHSRAWSEKEVPDPYYGGTNGFERVLDMVEDASRGLLEQIRREHGF from the coding sequence ATGAGATGGTTTCAGCGCGTATTTCAGTCGGAATCCGAACAGGGTGGCAGCAGCTCCAGGGTGGGTGTGCTGTTCGTGTGCCTGGGCAATATCTGCCGCTCACCGACGGCTCAGGGGGTATTTGAGCATCTGCTGGCAGAGCAGGGCTTGACAGACCGGATTCACGTGGACTCGGCGGGTACCCATGCCTATCACGTGGGAAAGCCGCCGGATGATCGGGCCCTCAAGGCGGCCATGAACCGTGGGGTTGATCTGAGTCGACAGCGGGCCCGCCGGTTGGAGGTGGGGGATCTGCAGCGTTTTCATTACGTGCTGGCCATGGACCGGGATAACCTCGCCAACATCCGTACGCTGATGAAGTCGACCCCGATGGGCCAGGTGGGACTGATGATGGAGCATTCGCGGGCCTGGTCGGAGAAAGAGGTGCCCGATCCCTACTATGGGGGCACCAACGGCTTTGAACGCGTGCTGGATATGGTGGAGGATGCGTCGCGGGGTCTGCTTGAGCAGATCCGCCGCGAGCATGGTTTCTAA
- a CDS encoding Rne/Rng family ribonuclease — protein MKRILVNATQPEELRVAMVDGQKLFDLDIELPSREQKKANVYKGVITRVEPSLEAAFINYGADRHGFLPFKEIARSYLAQGEDGDASPKTGLKEGMELIVQVEKEERGTKGAALTTFVSLAGRYLVLMPNNPRAGGVSRRIEGEERSEIRESLAQLEVPQGMGLIARTAGVGRSVEELQWDLEYLKTLWTSIDEAAQSNKGPFLIYQESNVIIRTLRDHMRNDIAEIVVDDPKVFSQAQDFMQQVMPNNLRKLKLYEDHVPLFNRYQIESQIEAAFQRDVTLPSGGAIVIDHTEALISIDVNSARATKGSDIEETALNTNLEAADEIARQLRLRDLGGLIVIDFIDMAPNKNQREVENRLRSALEMDRARVQVGRISRFGLLEMSRQRLRPSLGESSQNVCPRCNGHGHIRSVESLSLSVLRLVEEEAMKEKTHRVLAHLPVDVSTFLLNEKRQVISTIESRYHVDITLVPSPNLLTPHFTVRRMRDDETADEIGDKSSYQLLTEEEPELVNQPRAARLEKALVQTISPSTPAPTAAPAPAETAPEQRKPVSPVSLPGLFNRIWTSLFSNGGQRPESRSVDGDSGTSRPPQRTSSSGQGTRSGGAQRPARTRNVAPGGPQRRERSQADKDKESGNGTRGNRTRRGGGRTRRGGRDGNENLSEDKNQNRNTQPNAAEETPQAKPTETGKGPQASDTKGSQEGQKEETRGREKDADTAKVQPETGSNEVDAAQADTSTGEATGQQGNGQPQEQEGSSGGGRSGSGRSRGRRGGRRRRRSSTGNTEGRQDDNDRNPQGEGEGESDDASSSAERAPRKQASDKRERTEEPQDKPAEDKTQTKAPDEAPANDQAQKSPAKAKTGTEDTQELAKLTHEESVPHSRALQKQDEDAGSKRKADTADAATSTSSEADSGEKAATDAPDGQEKSGPSRRTRGGRRSSGRSERSEESQGSGSSERRVSREEMEKLQAVAKQATSSPDESREQPDQPSTEEASDSKKSGQ, from the coding sequence ATGAAACGAATTCTTGTCAATGCCACGCAGCCCGAAGAGCTGCGTGTGGCCATGGTGGACGGCCAGAAACTCTTCGATCTCGACATCGAACTCCCCTCCCGGGAACAGAAAAAGGCGAACGTCTACAAAGGGGTCATCACCCGGGTTGAGCCCAGCCTTGAGGCCGCCTTCATCAATTACGGCGCCGATCGCCACGGGTTCCTGCCCTTCAAGGAGATTGCCCGCAGCTACCTGGCTCAAGGTGAAGACGGCGATGCCTCACCCAAGACCGGCCTCAAGGAGGGCATGGAACTCATCGTTCAGGTGGAGAAGGAAGAGCGAGGCACCAAGGGTGCAGCTCTGACCACCTTCGTCAGCCTGGCCGGACGCTATCTGGTCCTGATGCCCAACAACCCCCGTGCCGGAGGCGTCTCCCGCCGTATCGAGGGCGAGGAGCGCAGCGAGATCCGCGAATCCCTGGCGCAACTGGAAGTCCCCCAGGGCATGGGCCTCATTGCCCGCACGGCCGGGGTGGGCCGCAGCGTCGAAGAACTCCAGTGGGATCTGGAATACCTCAAGACCCTCTGGACCTCCATCGATGAAGCCGCCCAGAGCAACAAGGGACCCTTCCTGATCTACCAGGAAAGCAACGTGATCATCCGCACCCTGCGGGATCACATGCGCAACGACATCGCCGAGATCGTCGTCGACGACCCCAAGGTCTTCTCCCAGGCACAGGACTTCATGCAGCAGGTGATGCCCAACAACCTGCGCAAGCTCAAGCTGTACGAAGACCATGTGCCGCTCTTCAACCGGTATCAGATCGAAAGCCAGATCGAGGCGGCATTCCAGCGCGATGTCACCCTGCCCTCCGGCGGTGCCATCGTCATCGATCACACGGAAGCCCTGATCTCCATCGACGTGAACTCTGCCCGCGCCACCAAGGGCAGCGACATCGAAGAGACCGCCCTGAACACCAACCTGGAGGCCGCCGATGAAATCGCCCGGCAACTGCGCCTGAGGGATCTGGGCGGCCTGATCGTCATCGACTTCATCGACATGGCCCCCAACAAGAACCAGCGGGAAGTGGAAAACCGGTTGCGCTCGGCCCTGGAGATGGATCGTGCACGGGTGCAGGTGGGGCGGATTTCCCGCTTTGGCCTGCTGGAGATGTCCCGCCAGCGCCTGCGGCCTTCCCTGGGTGAATCCAGTCAGAATGTCTGCCCCCGCTGCAACGGCCACGGCCATATCCGCAGCGTGGAATCCCTCTCCCTGTCGGTGCTGCGACTGGTGGAGGAAGAGGCCATGAAGGAAAAGACCCACCGGGTACTCGCGCACCTGCCCGTGGATGTATCCACCTTCCTGCTCAACGAAAAGCGCCAGGTGATCTCCACCATCGAGTCGCGCTATCACGTGGACATCACCCTCGTTCCCAGCCCCAACCTGCTTACGCCCCATTTCACCGTGCGCCGCATGCGGGATGACGAGACCGCCGACGAGATCGGCGACAAGAGCAGTTATCAACTGCTCACCGAAGAGGAGCCGGAACTGGTCAACCAGCCGCGGGCGGCGCGCCTGGAAAAGGCCCTGGTACAGACGATCTCACCGTCCACGCCGGCTCCGACCGCAGCACCGGCACCGGCCGAAACGGCACCCGAGCAGAGAAAACCCGTCTCTCCCGTGTCACTCCCCGGGCTTTTCAACCGCATCTGGACCAGCCTGTTCTCCAATGGCGGGCAAAGACCCGAGTCCCGCAGCGTCGATGGCGACAGCGGTACCTCCCGTCCTCCCCAGCGCACCTCGTCATCCGGGCAGGGCACCCGCAGTGGCGGTGCTCAACGGCCCGCGCGCACCCGCAACGTGGCCCCCGGCGGCCCACAGCGCCGCGAGCGTTCGCAAGCAGACAAGGACAAGGAGAGTGGCAACGGCACTCGCGGTAACCGCACACGACGCGGCGGTGGTCGTACGCGACGGGGTGGACGCGACGGCAACGAGAACCTGAGCGAGGACAAGAACCAGAACCGCAATACTCAGCCCAATGCCGCTGAGGAAACACCACAGGCCAAACCCACCGAAACCGGCAAGGGCCCTCAGGCAAGCGATACCAAAGGCAGTCAGGAAGGCCAGAAGGAAGAGACCCGGGGTCGCGAGAAAGACGCTGACACCGCCAAGGTGCAGCCCGAGACTGGCAGCAACGAAGTGGACGCGGCACAGGCTGACACATCGACAGGCGAGGCCACTGGGCAGCAAGGCAACGGTCAGCCACAGGAGCAGGAAGGGTCCAGCGGGGGCGGCCGCAGTGGCAGTGGTCGCAGCCGGGGTCGTCGCGGAGGGCGTCGCCGTCGTCGGAGCAGCACGGGTAACACCGAAGGCCGCCAGGACGATAATGATCGCAACCCGCAAGGTGAAGGCGAAGGCGAATCCGACGACGCGTCATCCAGCGCCGAACGGGCTCCCAGGAAACAGGCTTCCGACAAGCGTGAGCGCACCGAAGAGCCACAGGACAAGCCAGCCGAAGACAAGACCCAGACCAAGGCGCCTGACGAGGCCCCAGCGAATGACCAGGCTCAAAAGTCTCCTGCCAAGGCCAAAACGGGCACCGAGGACACCCAGGAGCTGGCGAAGCTGACCCATGAGGAGTCCGTACCCCACTCCCGCGCATTGCAAAAGCAGGATGAAGACGCGGGCTCCAAGCGCAAGGCCGATACCGCCGACGCAGCCACCTCCACGTCCAGTGAGGCTGACTCTGGGGAGAAGGCGGCAACCGACGCCCCTGATGGACAGGAGAAGAGCGGACCGTCCAGGCGTACCCGCGGTGGCCGGAGAAGTTCGGGGCGCAGCGAACGCAGTGAGGAAAGCCAGGGTTCTGGGAGCAGTGAGCGCCGGGTGTCACGGGAGGAGATGGAAAAGCTCCAGGCCGTGGCCAAGCAGGCCACCTCCAGCCCGGATGAATCACGGGAACAGCCCGATCAGCCCTCCACCGAGGAAGCGTCGGACTCAAAGAAGTCAGGCCAGTAA
- a CDS encoding RluA family pseudouridine synthase, with translation MPETSQSPASRVVHVQVTRDEDGQRVDNFLMRRLKGVPRSRIYRLLRKGEVRVNKGRCKPDQRLSVGDVVRIPPVTRSEKKLEELPLPEGLARTLADAVLLEDDDLLILNKPAGLPVHGGSGVPVGVIEGLRRLRPDSGFLELAHRLDRETSGCLVLARNRPALLAFHELLRHGGVDKVYCALVAGRWQGGSRRVAQSLSRTDRRGEVRLVQVDEEGQDADSFFTPRQAFDEATLMDVQIGTGRTHQIRVHAAHEGHPVAGDRHYGDFEFNRRMKRLGLKRQFLHAASLRFTLPTQGRAYNVVAPLDPALGQVLERLEPR, from the coding sequence ATGCCAGAAACGTCCCAAAGCCCCGCCTCGCGGGTTGTTCACGTCCAGGTCACCCGGGACGAAGACGGCCAGCGCGTGGATAACTTTCTCATGCGCCGCTTGAAGGGCGTGCCCCGCAGTCGCATCTACCGCCTGCTGCGCAAGGGGGAGGTGCGAGTCAACAAGGGGCGCTGCAAGCCGGATCAGCGCCTGAGTGTGGGCGATGTGGTGCGCATCCCACCGGTGACTCGCAGTGAGAAAAAACTGGAGGAGCTGCCCCTGCCCGAGGGCCTGGCGCGAACCCTCGCCGACGCCGTGTTGCTGGAAGATGATGATCTGCTCATCCTGAACAAGCCAGCGGGCCTGCCGGTGCATGGGGGCAGTGGCGTGCCGGTGGGGGTCATCGAGGGCCTGCGTAGGCTCAGGCCCGATTCGGGTTTCCTGGAGCTGGCCCACCGCCTGGATCGGGAGACCAGTGGCTGCCTGGTGCTGGCACGCAATCGTCCGGCCCTGCTGGCCTTTCATGAACTGTTGCGTCATGGCGGGGTCGATAAGGTCTACTGCGCCCTGGTGGCGGGTCGCTGGCAAGGGGGATCCCGCCGCGTTGCCCAGAGCCTGTCGCGCACGGATCGTCGTGGTGAGGTGCGCCTGGTGCAGGTGGACGAGGAGGGGCAGGATGCGGATAGCTTCTTCACGCCGCGTCAGGCGTTCGACGAGGCCACGCTCATGGATGTGCAGATCGGCACGGGCCGCACCCACCAGATCCGGGTTCATGCTGCTCATGAAGGGCATCCCGTGGCGGGTGATCGGCATTACGGTGATTTCGAGTTCAATCGGCGGATGAAGCGTCTGGGCCTCAAGAGACAGTTTCTTCACGCCGCCTCCCTGCGATTCACGCTGCCCACCCAGGGTCGTGCGTACAACGTGGTGGCGCCGCTGGATCCCGCCCTGGGGCAGGTTCTGGAAAGGCTGGAACCCCGCTGA
- a CDS encoding HAD-IA family hydrolase codes for MANPYQLLIFDWDGTLMDSIGRIIACLQGSIAALQLDTRPPDELRHVIGLGMREAIVDLYPQADDALIQDFTAAYRERFLHTDKTPAPLFPGVPALLDDLVEQGYWLAIATGKSRAGLDRVLEATRLEKRFLATRCADESFSKPHPQMLESLLDELGVAPADALMIGDSNLDLLMAVNARTHGLGVTSGVHDARELSLHQPQAVLDGVAQLPAWLREGRALDQPLSKESTHE; via the coding sequence ATGGCCAATCCCTACCAACTTCTCATCTTCGACTGGGATGGAACCCTCATGGATTCCATCGGGCGCATCATCGCCTGCCTTCAAGGTTCCATCGCCGCCCTGCAACTGGACACCCGGCCGCCGGATGAATTGCGCCATGTCATTGGTCTGGGCATGCGTGAGGCCATCGTGGACCTGTACCCACAGGCGGATGATGCGCTGATCCAGGACTTCACAGCCGCTTATCGGGAGCGCTTTCTCCACACGGACAAGACACCCGCGCCACTCTTTCCCGGCGTGCCCGCCCTGCTGGATGACCTGGTGGAACAGGGTTACTGGCTGGCCATCGCGACGGGCAAGTCCCGGGCTGGGCTTGACCGTGTGTTGGAGGCTACCCGCCTCGAAAAACGGTTTCTGGCCACCCGCTGTGCCGACGAGAGCTTCTCCAAGCCCCATCCCCAGATGCTCGAATCCCTCCTGGATGAACTGGGCGTGGCGCCGGCCGATGCCCTGATGATCGGTGACAGCAATCTGGACCTGCTCATGGCGGTCAATGCCCGTACGCATGGGCTGGGGGTCACCTCGGGTGTGCACGATGCACGGGAACTGTCGCTGCACCAGCCGCAGGCCGTGCTGGACGGGGTGGCACAGTTGCCGGCGTGGCTGCGGGAAGGCCGGGCGCTAGATCAACCACTGAGCAAGGAATCCACACATGAGTGA
- a CDS encoding S49 family peptidase encodes MSEENETASQRKTDPAPENWEREALREIALAGVKERRAARRWGIFFKTLGFLYLFFLLFMFMDGMSARDAERKGSHTALVDVQGIISEGSAASADLVVSSLTAAFENSRTRAVIIRINSPGGSPVQAGYINDAIGHLRKEHPDIPVYAVIADVGASGGYYVAAAADEIYADKASIVGSIGVRLDSFGFDEAIERLGIERRLLTAGGNKGLMDPFLPVKEEERAHLQVMLDGIHNQFVETVKAGRGDRLADDPDIFTGLVWTGEQSLELGLVDGLGSASYVAREVVGEPRIVDFTRKQDLFSRLAEGFGVSLLRVVEQWGQGNLR; translated from the coding sequence ATGAGTGAAGAAAACGAAACCGCCAGCCAGCGCAAGACGGATCCGGCCCCCGAAAACTGGGAGCGGGAAGCCCTACGGGAGATCGCCCTGGCGGGGGTGAAGGAGCGGCGAGCCGCCCGGCGCTGGGGGATCTTCTTCAAGACGCTGGGTTTTCTCTACCTGTTCTTCCTGCTGTTCATGTTCATGGATGGCATGTCCGCGCGGGATGCGGAGCGCAAGGGCAGTCACACGGCCCTGGTGGATGTGCAGGGCATCATCAGTGAGGGCAGTGCCGCCAGTGCCGACCTGGTGGTGAGTTCGCTCACGGCGGCCTTCGAGAACAGTCGAACCCGGGCGGTCATCATCCGCATCAATAGCCCCGGCGGCAGTCCGGTGCAGGCCGGCTACATCAATGACGCCATCGGCCATCTCAGGAAAGAACACCCGGATATCCCTGTCTATGCGGTTATCGCCGATGTGGGGGCCTCGGGCGGGTACTACGTCGCGGCCGCCGCTGATGAGATCTATGCCGACAAGGCGAGCATCGTCGGTTCCATCGGGGTGCGTCTGGACAGTTTCGGTTTCGATGAGGCCATTGAGCGCCTGGGCATCGAGAGGCGTCTGCTCACCGCCGGCGGCAACAAGGGCCTGATGGATCCCTTCCTGCCGGTCAAGGAAGAGGAAAGGGCTCACTTGCAGGTCATGCTGGACGGCATTCACAACCAGTTTGTGGAGACGGTGAAGGCGGGTCGCGGAGATCGACTGGCCGATGACCCGGATATCTTCACCGGCCTGGTCTGGACGGGAGAGCAAAGCCTGGAATTGGGCCTGGTGGACGGCCTGGGCAGCGCCAGCTATGTGGCACGGGAGGTGGTTGGCGAACCCAGGATCGTGGATTTCACCCGCAAGCAGGATCTGTTCTCGCGTCTTGCCGAAGGTTTCGGTGTGTCCTTGCTGCGCGTGGTTGAACAATGGGGGCAGGGCAACCTGCGGTAA